CCGAGTTGAGTTTGGTGCTAGACTTGGAGATTCATCATTCCAGTGTTCAATATCTGGGGATGAGGTAGTACAATGAGACAAAGGTTTTctgtgctgtttttgttttgttttgttttttgttttttgcccagAACCCTCCCTGGTTTGCACAGGAAGGGGCATTGATAGCACTGCCATCAGGCTGACTAGCAAAGGTGAACTTCTCTTCTCCGAATCCAGTCTGAATACAAAGGCCTTCTTTGAGGATCCCCTCCCTGAATAAGGCTGAAATGGTCCAAAATAGCCTTTCTTGGACTCTAACAACAGAAAGGCCAAACATATAAAAGATGTATATAGGGCTCTACCAAACCAAAGAGATCAACCAAATCACTTTCCACAAGAGCAGCAAGCagtctttcttgttttttctcaCGACCTGAGTTTTCATGGTGTATTTGGGTTAAGTTCTTTTCCTCTAGATCTGTCTATAGATCATCCTTCCCCCTCAAAGAAACCCAACCTTGTAGCCCCAGGGCATTCTCACTCCCTATACCTCTTCCCAGTGCTGGGCCGTGGTGAACTACCTTCTTAAACTCCTCTGGCTACTCTGGGGAGCCCAAGAGGACTTAGGGTCTCCAGGTCACTCCTGGATTTGTCCCCAGAGGACCGAAAGCTGTTTGTGGGAATGCTGGGGAAGCAGCAGGGTGAGGAGGACGTCAGGCGCCTGTTCCAGCCCTTTGGCCATATCGAGGAGTGCACCGTCTTGCGGAGCCCTGATGGTACCAGTAAAGGTGACTTGAGCTGACCCTGGGATTTCCTGCCTCATTCTGGGCCGCATGACCTTTTGGCCCCTGTGGCCTGAGCCACCAATCCTTCTATTCTGCCCCAGGCTGTGCCTTTGTGAAGTTCGGGAGTCAGGGGGAAGCTCAGGCAGCTATCCAGAGTCTGCATGGCAGCCGGACCATGGCGGTGAGGGCGGGCACCCGGGGCCCTGGGTGAggtcagtgggggtggggacgggctTCTCCCCACATGCGATCGGTGCCCCCAACAAAAGGCCTAATGGGCAAAGCGCTTGGCCTAGGGCCGGGGCTGGGGTCTGGACTGGTCACGGCGGCCTCCCCTGCCCTACCCAGGGAGCCTCGTCCAGCCTCGTGGTCAAGCTGGCGGACACGGACAGGGAGCGCGCGCTGCGGCGGATGCAGCAGATGGCGGGCCAGCTGGGTGCCTTCCACCCGGCACCGCTGCCTCTGGGGGCTTGTGGAGCCTACACCACCGCGGTATGTGCCTGGCCCCGGAGGTCACGGAAGGGCGGGTGGGCGGCTGGACCAGGCTGGAGGTCGGGAGCCAGGGCAGGTGCCCGCCGCTGGGTCCTCCACACCCGCCCTTCTTCCCTCCCAAAGATCCTGCAGCACCAGGCGGCCCTGCTGGCGGCGGCACAGGGCCCGGGCCTAGGCCCCGTGGCCGCAGTGGCGGCCCAGATGCAGCACGTGGCGGCCTTCAGCCTGGTAGCCGCGCCGCTGTTGCCCGCGGCAGGTACTGCGCgcaggggcggggcggcggcTGGGATCCGGCCCCGCAGGGCTGTGGCCTGACTCTCCGACCTCCTCGCCTCCAGCAGCCAGTTCCCCGCCGGGCGGCGGCCCTGGCTCGCTTCCCGGTCTGCCAGCACCCATCGGGGTTAATGGATTCGGCCCCCTGACTCCCCAGACCAACGGGCAGCCGGGCTCTGACACTCTCTACAATAACGGGCTCTCCCCTTACCCAGGTGGGCCCTCCGCTCCGCCCAAATCTCCCGGAAAAGGAGTGGGGTGCGGGGAGCCGGGGGTAGGGGGGAGCAACCGCCCTGGGAAGGGactcctccttccctgctgccTATCACAAcatccctccacctccccacccgCCCACCTTCACCGTGGGCCTCGCGCCCGTCTctccccagcccagagccccggtGTGGCTGACCCCCTGCAGCAGGCCTACGCTGGGATGCACCACTACGCAGGTTTCACTTGGCGCTACGCGGCCTGGGGGGGCGTTGAAGGGCCCCAGAAAGGAATAGGGAaacttgggggaggggcgggggtgaggCTCTCTCCTGAGGAGTCGACCCTCCCATCCCCCTATCCCTGGGCCCAGAACAACCCCTCTAGAGGTAGGGTTACCTGTACTGGGCTGAATTGGTCAAAGATGGCCAGGCAGATGGGACCATGCTTGGGGGATGGCTTCTGGGGGTCACTGCCCACTCCCACTTCTGTCTCCAGCAGCCTATCCATCGGCTTATGCCCCAGTGAGCACAGCTTTTCCCCAGCAGTCTTCAGCCCTGCCCCAGCAGCAAAGAGAAGGTGAGAGACAGGGGGCTGGAGATCAGGGTGCGGTGGGGCTGGACTCAGGGTCCCTCCCCTGAACCAGCGTGCTGCTGTTCCTGCAGGCCCCGAAGGCTGTAACCTCTTCATCTATCACCTGCCTCAGGAGTTTGGTGATGCAGAACTCATACAAACATTCCTGCCCTTTGGAGCTGTTGTCTCTGCCAAAGTCTTTGTGGACCGAGCCACCAACCAGAGCAAATGTTTCGGTGAGCTGAGCCCCATCCGTGGGCCTCTCCCGCTCATAACTTCGAGATTCAGTGCAGACCCTAGGCTTATCCCTCCATAAGTCAATGACTCCCAGAGAATCATATGGCACAAAAGCAGGCTCACATACCAGTAAGCCTCACAGTAGTAAGCTCAGACCGGAACAAGGCCACTTCAGGTTCACCTGAGAAAGTCAGGTGTCTGGAAGATGTTCGACCAGGTCAGGCTTTAGAGTCTAGCAGGGCAGGAAGAATGTAGTCTGGGGCCAGAGatcccctccagccccagctaCAGTTTAGAGGACTAGAATGGGAGCCGTAGAGGCAGAGAATTAACCCATGTCAGGGAAAGACAAGGAAATCCCCCAAGCCGCACACTCCCCATTGCCAACACACTCAGAATTTCTTCCTGTCCTTCCAAGAATTATACCTTTAGGAAACTTAGGCCACTTGCCTATGTAAGTATGAGTGTGTATCCATGTGTGCATAAGCACATGCAAACAATGGAGGGTGGGGGGTATATGTTTTGATGGGACTGGCCGGAGGGAACAGGGACAGACGGGGCTTGTCAGAGAGAAGGGACCCTGCCAGGCAGAGTTCCCAGCTGACCTCTCTGCCCACGCCCCCGCTCCCGCTCCCCAGGGTTTGTTAGCTTTGACAATCCAACCAGTGCCCAGACAGCTATTCAGGCCATGAATGGCTTTCAAATTGGCATGAAGAGGCTCAAAGTCCAGCTAAAGAGGCCCAAGGATGCCAATCGGCCTTACTGATCTTCTCTCACTGACCAGCCACAGAAAGGTGAGTCCTTGGTGGACCCCAGGCAGATGGGGCCTGAGTGATGGAGGCCCTGTCCGCTTTGATGTTCCTTTTGAGATGTCAGGAGCACCCACCTCTGAAAGAGTCTGGGAGAGAAGAGCCAGAAGCGAAGGAGGAATCCTCAGCTGGAGACTTTGATGTTTCTCCAAGGATGGAGATGAATTAGACAACTTCCTGTCTCCATAGTCTGGGAGAGACAGTTATGGCAAGATCTAACCATTAGATTAGTAGAACTACCATTAGTAGTTCTACTGCAGGGAGAGCCACAGGGGGCCATGGGAGTAGAGAAGTTGTatgtggggagggcagggcagttGGAGGATGAGACTAGAAAAGTTGTGAAGGGTCACAAGTCTGGACACTGGGGAGTTAAGCAAAGAAGGGATAAGATGCAGGGGCCTGGGATAATGGCAGAGAACATGGAGATGAGGAGAGAAGCAGATAAGCTAAAGAAGCAGGATCCACAGGGCCTGGTGGGTGATGGGGAGAGAGATGACAAGCCCCTTAGGTTTCTGGCAGGGCCAGCTGCCTGTGCCTTCCAGAGACTTGCTGTCTCAGAAGGTCCATGTGGCCCTGCCTCACTTGCGCTATCCCAGGGAGCTCTTTGGAGAGGGTGTGGGGCTGAAGTCATCTTCCCAGGAGGACCCAAGGGCACTTCAGTGGATCAGGCTGCTGCCTTGAGCCTGCGGCAGCTCTACCCCTGGGAAAAGAGGTCCACTCACTCACCTGAGACGTCACTGCTGGGGCAGGCGGCTCCCTCCTGTCTTGCCCTCCAGAGTGATTTTTgcctctttatattttctttttcctctctccttatCAACCAATACCCAACGACAGAAACTGAAgagtgagaagaaaggaaaggaaaagcacagAAATGCTTGAGCAGCCCTTCCCGAAGGAGCAGCCATGAATGGAGGTGGATCGGACCCAAGGCTGGCGCCTGGGGCTCAGGCCACGTTAAGGATTGTTTTCATCAAGTGGGTTGTCCTGTGCCTGTGGCATAGAGCGCAGGCTGGCAAGGCAGCTGGGGCTGGCTGAGGATTGACTGTCTAGGGGAACCAGCAGAGGGCCTTGGGGGTGCCAAGGGCTTCTCTGCAAGGGAAGCCCAGATTTACTTCTTTCAAAATCATATCATTCCTTAGAGTTTAGGGACCAAAGgactattgcttttttttaaagaatatatatatctatataaattaaaacaaagaaacaaaaaaaacaaaaacaaaaacaaaacaaaagaaaaaaacacaagagaaacaaaaagacagtATAGAGTCTCATACAAGCTGCCTTTAAATATCCCTAGGAGACAGGGTGAAGGAGACCCTTGAAAGCCTcagcccaggcagagggaggctgTGGAAAGATTGTTCTGTGTCTCATTCCCTCttaaattcccccccccccaccttgcctttttaaaataatcaaggaCTTAAGGTCTAGCTCCCATGCAGGTAACAAAAAGAGTTATAGAAGCAGGGAACCCATAATCCCCAAACTCAGAGAGCATCTCTGAAGAGCTCCAGGAGGAGCTCTGGCCTGTCCTGGCCTTTGCCACCCTGAGAGGCCCTCTAGCCAGCAGGAGTGTCCTTCTTGAAGGCCTTTCCTGTGGAACCACTGCTTCCccagacaggaagagagggagtttTAACCACCCCAGCCTTTCCCTTCCCCATCCAGATAGACAGAGGCCCTGCCTTTGGCTGAGCCGAGACACCTCCTGTTTCCCCTCACCTTAAGTCAGCCCCAGTGTCCCCTTGTTCCAGGCCACCTTCTGTCTCCAAGTCTATGTTTGCCCACCTGTAAAGTAGATTCAGGATATATGTAGAGGGCTGTGACAACAGACTTGGAAGGTTTGCTACTGTATATACTGCCATTGAGAAGGGGATAATTTTCAATATGTAGAAGCTTCAGAATTTAGAGGTCCCTCTTTACCCAGGACCTGGGAGGGAAGTAGATGTTTTGCCAAAATACttcttcattcctttaaaaagtaCATCTTTCCTATGCAAGAGTGTCTCACATGTGCTTATCCAAGGTGCTTCTAGATGGTGAGCAGTGTTCAGCTTAGAAGTGgtgtgtgctctgtctgtctgtctttgtctaTCTGTTGTATTCAGTGGGTGCCATATAAAGCTGATCAACGGTGGTGCTTTCTGCCTGCTTCTGTGAGATGGGCAAAAGATTCAGCCTAGAACACCATGACTCACCTTGCCTTGGTCAGCCTGTCCTGGGCCTGCAGGGCCTTGCACATATTTTTCCCAGGAGGATCATTTCCCCTCCACCTCATAGACATGGGACAAACTGGTCTGGGGCCCCAGCCGTGTGGTGGGCCCTCTGATCCCCAGATGTGGCTGAGGCTGGAGGCCTCTGATCTGATATTACATCAGACAGGAaagggtgtgggggggtggggttggagggtTCCTCCTTCATAACAGAATCTAAGAAAACTTGTTCCCACCTGTTCCTCTGTCTTTGACTCATTTTTGGAGTGAATGGGATGAATAACAGATATGGTAATAACATTACCAGGTAAGGTGCAGTGTATATTAACAAATAATTTCCCATTGGGAGAGGAACCGGTGTTGAGGGCATCGCTACACGAGCACAACGCTGACACATAGACTGATCACCCTGGACAGAGGTGGACATATAGAGCACCTGCACCTTCAAACAGATATTCAAATGGCGGCATGGAGGCCCTTCCATGCTAGGGGCTAAGCACTGTGCTAGGAGCTAGGGCTCAGGCATGTTATAAGTGCTCAGAGATAGTGGGAAAGACAGGCCACACAGGGTGTGTAATCACAAGCAGTAGAGTATGTGATTCAGGAAGGGGGAGGTCAGTAGAGTATTGATGGGGAAGGGAGGTCAGAGAAAGGTTTCCTAAAGGACATGAGGGAGAGAAGGGTCTTCAAGGATGCATTGACATTTGAACAAAACTGTTAGGACAGCTGCttctttttgataaattatttttattaccaagAAACAATAATGATTACCATGTATTCAGTGCCCATTATGTGGCAGACAGTGGGCACCAAGACAAGAGCCTTTTCTCATTCCTATCTCTGTCCTGAACCTTAACTCACTACAGAGTCATATCAAGACGCTTGGACCAAAATGGCACTTAAACTATCTTGCTTCATGGCTAAGAACTAGCAGATCATGTGCCAACGCTGTAGAGGTCcggcaggggttggcaaactgtgGCCTGTGAGTAAATCTGGCCTGCAACCTGCTTTTGTATGGCCACAAACTAGtaagagttttacattttttaaagggttgtaaaaataaaacaaaaaatgaatatgagACAGAGACCATATATGCcccataaagcctaaaatatctaTCTGGTTCTTTAGACAacaagtttgctgacccctattAGATCACGGAAGACTTGTACAATATCCAATGAGTTTGAACAACATGGTGTTTGTGTCTctgttgtgtgtgcatgtattagTCTGGACTCTTCCAGTTGCGAGTGTCAAAACCCCCATTCAAACCTCAAACAATTGATAAACCAAAGGATGCATTTGCCTTCATGCATGACTATATCTAAGGGGTTCAATTGATGACATCTCCATCTCTTGGCTCTGCTTCCCTTTATATGTTGGCCTCACTAGTTCTAACTCAAATGTCCTAGGGAGGACTTTGGCCAGAATGGACATGTGCCTGCCTCTAGGGTGGAAGAATAGGCCACCGTAAGTGATAGCCTCACCAGGATTATGTGGCAGGGAGAAATGGGTGCCCAAAGGAAGGAATGATGGGCAGATAAACAATATGCATCCACTATATTCCACCCCTTTAGTGCTCAGCATCCACCTATATTTTTCTTgacaaacataatttaaaaaatgtgcctGCCCCACAATGAAACAATCCTGGGCCCAACAAAAATGGGAGACAAAACAGAATCATGTCCAATTTCTTTACCGAACCCTCAGTCCAGTGTCCCTTTGTGATGTGCAATTCTTGATCAGGTCTGGATGTCACTTATGATTTTTCAGACTATGGCTAAAAGACCAATTTAGCTTCTAGTGCATAACCAATATGaaatgggagagggaggggcacctgggtggctcagttggttaagcatcatgACTCGAgtcatgacttcagctcaggtcatgatcccttggttcgtgagttcaagccctgcattgggctctctgctgtcagtgcagagcccacttcaaaaactctgtccccctctctcggccccttcccccatgctctctctcaaaaataaataaacatgtatttaaaaaagaaatgggagagggaaagaagataactttttttttttttaaagaaagaaaggaaaacttccatctGGAAtaggggagaagaaaaaacaatggtCACGAACCTATAGCATATATTACGTCTTTCTGGACAGTGGAATGAGTTTCATGGTTAACAAAACTGATTGCTCTTAGCCGTTTCCACTGTGAAATATCTCCTAGTATCTATTGTCCTTTATGGAAATCCCTCGGAGGATGCTCCTTCTGGAACTGAAGCATTCCTCTTCCTTTCAGACATGGTTTTGGGTGTAAAGATTGTCTTAGAGATTATGCACTCCCAGAGCCCTGTATGCCAGATGCAAGGATTCTCTGGCAATACAATCCTTTCAAAGCAACTGATTTGATTCCTGGGTGCTCTGTGAGCTAGTAGCCATCATCAAGAATCTTGCTGAGTCCTCATCCTTGAACCTGGATCAGGCCCTTGAGGTTTCTGTTTCTTAGTAATAGATCACACTTTGcctgttcccctccccctcagcttCATGACTTCCACAATGGTCTGTATATGGTGGTAAGTCAATCTTAATCTTCTCAGTGCCCCCAGAGAAACATTATCTGTTCAACACTTGGCTGGCTCATGATCCAGGTAGCCCTAACCAGATAGTCAAAATCCCTGAGTGGCACTGGCTCCTATGCCTTAGCCCCAAGGAGATGCTTAGGATAGGAGTGAGGCAACCATAGAAGCACTCATTCTGGCCACCCTGCAGCTTGCTCTATTGCTTGTCCTCTGGCCATGTCCATTATTACACTGAGGTCACATCAccaaagcagtcctaagaggagtCTCTCAGTGGACACTGAATTTGTGGGCCCTCTGAGAACTTATATCACTTGGGGACTGTGGGAAGAGTCTTCAGCCTTTGGCAGGGCCCCTGGAATTTCTTTCTCCCTGGATGCAACCTGGATGCCTTCGATAGGAAGAAAAGACCTTTAGTCTGAGATGGGGTGAATGACCTCTGAGAGTGAAGCAGATCTGGATCTGCTGTGTGCTCTGACCAGACCTGGAGTTTCACCTCTGCTTCATGGAACATAACATGCATGGAATACCCTCCCAAAGAAGATGCTAAGGACATGGAGATCACAGGATCTCTCTTGATTATTTCCAGCTTCAGTTGTAATCTTTGGGCATCCACTGTTCGGATGGCACCTGCCTGCATCATGACAGAGCCAAATCCATCAGGGACTCAGAGGCTGTTTTTGACCTCTCAGCCTCCCTTTATGGCCAGTACCTGTATACAAGTATGTCACACAGCCTTATGTTTTGGGGATAATCAATGAAGGAAGAAACCTCATAGGCCCAGGGAGTTCAGAACCAAGGTAGTCTAAGTAGCTGACCTTCCAGGATGAGCCATGTGGGGTCCACAAAGAGGTGACCAAATCTGTGCCAAGTGCAAACTCAAAAAGGGCAGAGGGCCACTCTTTTTCTCCCCAGCCCCGGCTTTATACACCAATGTCACAGTGTTCTCCACCCTCCAGCAGCCTGGGCTGATCAGAACCTTTGACTGGCGGGCCATCTGTAGAGGAGATTTTGAACTTCCAGGCTCTGGCCTTCTAGTTGCCTAAGAGCAGAGACCCAGAAGTCAGAACAGGCTGCAAGCCTGGGTCTGACTTTTCCCAAGAGAAGTATTGAGTCTCCAGGAGAAAATGCAGGGAGGCAAAAAGACAGCCTGTGAAATGAGCCTCAGCTTCTCCTATGGAGTAGGCTAGAAATGGCCtgaacccccaccccaaccttaGCCTTGGGCCCCTGACAGAAAGCCAGCAGTCCGGGCTAGATTCTCCGCATTTGAGCAGGAAATCTGCTGTGTCCACAGGACCTTCTTGCTATCTCACTGTTGGGACCTAACGTTGGGACGGGCGTTTTGATTGTGGCTCCGTGTCTTAATCCAAGTACTCTAGAAAACAGACTCTGAGGTAAGGGTTGTTGTGCTGACACTGTTTGGGGAGATGAAAGCCTAGGATGATGAGAGGGGAGGAAAGACATGGGTTGGGAAAGATGTGAAGCAATGCAAGACAACACATTACTGTGTTGGTCACATCTTCGCATGAGCCATGAGGAGAGAACAGGTCACTTGGCAGTGTTGTTTGCTAAGCACATGGTGTTTGCAAAGAGAAACTGCACCTTGGAGCAGCTCACCAAGAGGAGAATTGAGAGGGAGTTTATCCATCTGTGCccttttcatttcctgtttcctGTTGGCCAATGTGCATCCCACAGAGAGCTACCTCCACCATATTTCTGAGTTGCACCAGTTGCCCCCTAAGTGGGTGCTTGGGAAGTGAGATCCCATGGCCTGCCATGTGGCATCTCTACCACAGACGTGGAAGAGGAGGGGCTGTTTGGCACAGGTGGGGATTTAAGTTCAAGAAGGCACATGAGGTTTGTGACCAATATATCCTACATTTTCCCACAGGATTCACAGTGGGAATCCCCAGGCACCAGAATCCCCAGTACTGTCTGAATTCtaagtaaaatgtatatacatgtgtgtatgtatatatatatacatatgtgtgtgtgtgtatatgtatatacacacacacacacatattaatgttttttatttatttttgagagagagagagagagagagagagacttagtacgagtgggggagagaaaaagagagggagacacagaatccaaagcaggctccaggctctgagctgtcagcacagacctcaacatggggctcggactcatgaactgcaagatcatgacccgagttgaagttggacgctcaacggactgagtcacccaggtgcccctgtatatgtgtatttttttaatgtgggagaataggggtgtctgggtggctcagtcagttgggcgttggactcttgatttcagctcaggtcatgatttcacagtctttgggatcgagccctgcgtccggctctgcaTTGGCATCATGgagtctgctcaggattctctctctctctctctctctctctctctctctctctctccccctctctccttctcccccctaccctctctctctcaaaaaaatctttttgggaGAATAAAAGCCGCATTCAGGTGTGGTGTGGAGGGTCACACTTTTTCTCCAGAGCTTCTCAGTCATTAAGCTCCGGTATCTCCTGTTGGATGTCCTAATCTATGCCTTTGTTTTCACTCACTCTAGCTTACGGAAGAGGGTCTGGCTTTTACAATCTATAAGACGCATGATTGTTTGCCCCTTGGCCATCTAACTTGCTGCCCATAGGCAGAAAAAGCAACTCTAAACAAAGCTGGGCATGGTTCTAGTCATGCTAGCACGGAGACGAGCAGAAATTCAGGACCTTGATGAAACTCTTAAGAGGCCAGCACACTTCAACATCCAGATATTTCTCCAGTGTGTCCCTGAGATCTCCATTTAGGATAGATATGTGACTCAAATCTCAGGGACTTCCAACCTTCCTGCCAGGGAGTATCAGACGCCCACTGCCTCCATTTCATGTCAAtttcaccaacccccccccccccaacttagtaTCTGCACACTGCATTCCATTTTTGTATTTGAACTGGTTGAACGACAGGTGATAGAAACCAACACAAACCAGCTTAAGCAAGAAGGAACTGAGAGGTGCAGTGGTTTTACTAACTTTAGGCAGGGCTGAGTTCAAGGGATCTAATAAATGTCATCAGCTAACTCTCACTCCATCTCTCGGGGCTCCGTTTCTCTTTGTGTCTTAGTCCCGTTACCTTCCCTGCCACAGACACACTTTCTCCATGTGGCAGGGAGAGCTGAGTGCCAGAAGCTTCAACGTCATACACTCCTAGTGCCATGGCCTCAAAAGCCAGAGAGCTTTGAAGGGAAAATTGATTGGCTCCACTTAGGTCTCAAACCCATAACTGAACTAATCACGTTGGTCAGAGTGATGGAGTCCCCTACCTGGCCCAATGGGTCATGTATCCAtttttgtggggt
This window of the Prionailurus viverrinus isolate Anna chromosome B3, UM_Priviv_1.0, whole genome shotgun sequence genome carries:
- the CELF6 gene encoding CUGBP Elav-like family member 6 isoform X2, encoding MAAAPGGSAPPAGPGPRLGFSTADSGVGMSGLNPGPAVPMKDHDAIKLFVGQIPRGLDEQDLKPLFEEFGRIYELTVLKDRLTGLHKGCAFLTYCARDSALKAQSALHEQKTLPGMNRPIQVKPAASEGRGEDRKLFVGMLGKQQGEEDVRRLFQPFGHIEECTVLRSPDGTSKGCAFVKFGSQGEAQAAIQSLHGSRTMAGASSSLVVKLADTDRERALRRMQQMAGQLGAFHPAPLPLGACGAYTTAILQHQAALLAAAQGPGLGPVAAVAAQMQHVAAFSLVAAPLLPAAAASSPPGGGPGSLPGLPAPIGVNGFGPLTPQTNGQPGSDTLYNNGLSPYPAAYPSAYAPVSTAFPQQSSALPQQQREGPEGCNLFIYHLPQEFGDAELIQTFLPFGAVVSAKVFVDRATNQSKCFGFVSFDNPTSAQTAIQAMNGFQIGMKRLKVQLKRPKDANRPY
- the CELF6 gene encoding CUGBP Elav-like family member 6 isoform X1 — its product is MAAAPGGSAPPAGPGPRLGFSTADSGVGMSGLNPGPAVPMKDHDAIKLFVGQIPRGLDEQDLKPLFEEFGRIYELTVLKDRLTGLHKGCAFLTYCARDSALKAQSALHEQKTLPGMNRPIQVKPAASEGRGEDRKLFVGMLGKQQGEEDVRRLFQPFGHIEECTVLRSPDGTSKGCAFVKFGSQGEAQAAIQSLHGSRTMAGASSSLVVKLADTDRERALRRMQQMAGQLGAFHPAPLPLGACGAYTTAILQHQAALLAAAQGPGLGPVAAVAAQMQHVAAFSLVAAPLLPAAAASSPPGGGPGSLPGLPAPIGVNGFGPLTPQTNGQPGSDTLYNNGLSPYPAQSPGVADPLQQAYAGMHHYAAAYPSAYAPVSTAFPQQSSALPQQQREGPEGCNLFIYHLPQEFGDAELIQTFLPFGAVVSAKVFVDRATNQSKCFGFVSFDNPTSAQTAIQAMNGFQIGMKRLKVQLKRPKDANRPY